A region from the Triticum aestivum cultivar Chinese Spring chromosome 3D, IWGSC CS RefSeq v2.1, whole genome shotgun sequence genome encodes:
- the LOC123077753 gene encoding cytochrome P450 710A1, whose translation MAELLRPADFFDLRAAAPFLAAAVALYFLAEQLSYLRKKGPLPGPSLVVPFLGSAVRMIRDPTGFWDVQAARARESGAGLAADFLFGRFIVFIRDSELSHRVFANVRPDAFHLIGHPFGKRLFGDHNLIYMFGEDHKDLRRRITPNFTPRALSTYAAIQQRVILAHLRRWLDQSAATGEAMPIRVPCRDMNLETSQTVFVGSYLTEKARERFAKDYALFNLGLMTVPVDLPGFAFRRARLAVARLVRTLGECARKSKARMRAGGEPECLVDYWMQETLREMDEAAAAGLPPPAHTDDEEFGGFLFDFLFAAQDASTSSLCWAVSALDSHPDVLARVRAEVAAAWSPESGKPITAEKIQGMTYTQAVAREVVRYRPPATLVTHVAGEPFQLTEWYTVPKGAIVFPSVYESSFQGFTSPDAFDPERFFSEARREDVACKRNFLAFGAGAHQCVGQRYALNHLVLFLALFVTVADFRRDRTAGCDEPVYMPTIVPRDGCAVYMEQRCDTFPSF comes from the coding sequence ATGGCGGAGCTGCTGCGACCGGCCGATTTCTTTGACCTGCGCGCGGCGGCGCCgttcttggcggcggcggtggcgctctaCTTCCTGGCCGAGCAGCTGTCCTACCTCCGCAAGAAGGGCCCCCTGCCAGGCCCGTCGCTCGTCGTGCCGTTCCTCGGCAGCGCTGTGCGCATGATCCGCGACCCCACGGGGTTCTGGGACGTGCAGGCGGCGCGGGCCAGGGAGTCCGGCGCCGGGCTCGCCGCGGACTTCCTCTTCGGCCGCTTCATCGTCTTCATCCGCGACTCCGAGCTGTCCCACCGCGTCTTCGCCAACGTCCGCCCCGACGCCTTCCACCTCATCGGCCACCCCTTCGGCAAGAGGCTCTTCGGCGACCACAACCTCATCTACATGTTCGGCGAGGACCACAAGGACCTGCGCCGCCGGATCACGCCCAACTTCACGCCGCGCGCGCTCTCCACCTACGCCGCCATCCAGCAGCGCGTCATCCTGGCTCACCTCCGGAGGTGGCTCGACCAGAGCGCCGCCACCGGCGAGGCCATGCCCATACGGGTGCCCTGCCGCGACATGAACCTGGAGACGTCGCAGACGGTGTTCGTGGGGTCCTACCTCAccgagaaggcgagggagaggttCGCCAAGGACTACGCCCTCTTCAACCTCGGCCTCATGACCGTCCCCGTTGACCTGCCCGGGTTCGCGTTCCGGCGCGCGAGGCTGGCCGTGGCGCGGCTTGTGCGCACGCTCGGGGAGTGCGCGCGGAAGAGCAAGGCGCGTATGCGCGCCGGGGGCGAGCCGGAGTGCCTCGTCGACTACTGGATGCAGGAGACGCTGCGGGAGATGGacgaggccgcggcggcggggctgcCGCCGCCGGCGCACACCGACGACGAGGAGTTTGGAGGCTTCCTCTTCGACTTCCTGTTCGCCGCCCAGGACGCGTCCACGTCCTCGCTCTGCTGGGCAGTCTCCGCCCTGGACTCCCACCCGGACGTGCTCGCCCGCGTGCGCGCCGAGGTGGCCGCGGCCTGGTCGCCCGAGTCCGGCAAGCCCATCACCGCCGAGAAGATCCAGGGGATGACGTACACCCAGGCGGTGGCGCGGGAGGTGGTCCGCTACCGCCCTCCGGCGACGCTGGTGacgcacgtcgccggcgagccgtTCCAGCTGACGGAGTGGTACACGGTGCCCAAGGGGGCCATCGTGTTCCCGTCGGTGTACGAGTCGTCGTTCCAGGGGTTCACCTCGCCGGACGCGTTCGACCCGGAGCGGTTCTTCTCGGAGGCGCGCAGGGAGGACGTGGCGTGCAAGCGCAACTTCCTGGCCTTCGGCGCCGGCGCCCACCAGTGCGTCGGGCAGCGGTACGCCCTGAACCACCTCGTGCTGTTCCTGGCGCTGTTCGTGACCGTGGCCGACTTCCGGCGGGACAGGACGGCGGGGTGCGACGAGCCGGTGTACATGCCGACCATCGTGCCCAGGGATGGCTGCGCCGTGTACATGGAGCAGCGCTGCGACACGTTCCCATCGTTCTGA